From a single Alloactinosynnema sp. L-07 genomic region:
- a CDS encoding isoprenyl transferase has protein sequence MLRRRRISRLDAGRPVSPPQPHPSGARPPAIPAEFVPKHIAIVMDGNGRWANQRGLTRIEGHKRGEAQVVEAARGCIEMGVKWLSLYAFSTENWRRSPEEVRFLMGFSRDVIHHRTDELDELGVRVRWSGRKPRLWRSVIGTLEEAEERTKRNDVLNLAMCINYGGRAEIGDAAREIARLAAAGKINPDKVDERTVAKYLYQPEMPDVDLFIRPSGEERTSNFMLWQSAYAELVFQDVLWPDFDRLHLWQAIETYARRDRRFGAAEDSAEVAARLNVEGEA, from the coding sequence GTGCTGCGACGGCGGCGGATCAGCAGGCTCGACGCGGGGCGGCCGGTGTCGCCACCGCAGCCACACCCGTCGGGAGCCCGACCACCCGCGATCCCGGCCGAGTTCGTGCCCAAGCACATCGCGATCGTCATGGACGGCAACGGCCGCTGGGCCAACCAGCGCGGCCTGACCCGCATCGAGGGCCACAAGCGCGGCGAGGCCCAGGTCGTCGAGGCGGCGCGCGGGTGCATCGAGATGGGCGTGAAGTGGCTGTCGCTCTACGCGTTCTCCACCGAGAACTGGCGGCGCAGCCCCGAGGAGGTCCGCTTCCTCATGGGATTCTCCCGTGACGTCATCCACCACCGCACCGACGAACTCGACGAGCTGGGCGTGCGGGTGCGCTGGTCGGGCCGCAAGCCCCGGCTGTGGCGCAGCGTCATCGGCACGCTGGAGGAAGCCGAGGAGCGCACCAAGCGCAACGACGTCCTCAACCTGGCGATGTGCATCAACTACGGCGGCCGTGCCGAGATCGGCGACGCCGCCCGCGAGATCGCCCGCCTGGCCGCCGCGGGCAAGATCAACCCGGACAAGGTGGACGAGCGCACCGTCGCCAAGTACCTCTACCAGCCGGAAATGCCCGACGTCGACCTGTTCATCCGCCCCTCGGGGGAGGAGCGGACGTCGAACTTCATGCTCTGGCAGTCCGCGTACGCCGAACTGGTGTTCCAGGACGTGCTGTGGCCCGACTTCGACCGCCTGCACCTGTGGCAGGCCATCGAGACCTATGCCCGCCGCGACCGGCGCTTCGGCGCGGCCGAGGACTCCGCCGAGGTCGCCGCCCGGCTCAACGTTGAAGGAGAGGCATGA
- a CDS encoding permease yields MSDEPKAADQPAAPASDDPGAAGESPASPSFGGAVAVAERAPKGKADEPKRGITSLEVLCGLLVVALVGQQWITSWFDNPAIQTGSTIFVAVCVQALPFLVLGVLISGAIAAFVPATLLNRLLPKKQAVAVPIAGVAGVALPTCECAAVPVARRLMQQGVPQSVALAFLLAAPAVNPIVLVATNVAFPNNPGMVWARLAASLATAIIMGWLWARFGKAEWIVERALRRAPQAEGRNRWRVFFETSRADLVDAGGFLVLGGFTAAVLNVAIPREWVNTLGEQIVLGVIVMAALAVVLALCSEADAFVAASISGMPLLPKLVFLVVGPAIDVKLFALQAGTFGRSFAIRFAPATLVVAIACAVGSGLIFLGGV; encoded by the coding sequence ATGAGTGACGAACCCAAGGCCGCCGACCAGCCCGCGGCGCCCGCGTCCGACGACCCCGGCGCGGCTGGCGAGTCGCCCGCGAGCCCGTCGTTCGGCGGCGCCGTGGCGGTCGCCGAGCGCGCCCCCAAGGGCAAGGCGGACGAGCCCAAGCGTGGGATCACCTCGCTGGAAGTGCTGTGTGGTCTGCTCGTCGTCGCGCTGGTCGGCCAGCAGTGGATCACGTCCTGGTTCGACAACCCCGCCATCCAGACCGGGTCCACCATCTTCGTGGCCGTCTGCGTCCAGGCGCTGCCGTTCCTCGTCCTCGGCGTCCTGATCAGCGGCGCGATCGCCGCGTTCGTCCCCGCGACCCTGCTCAACCGGCTGCTGCCCAAGAAGCAGGCCGTCGCGGTGCCCATCGCGGGCGTCGCCGGGGTCGCGCTGCCGACCTGTGAGTGCGCCGCGGTGCCGGTCGCCCGGCGCCTGATGCAGCAGGGCGTGCCGCAGTCCGTGGCGCTGGCCTTCCTGCTCGCCGCGCCCGCGGTCAACCCGATCGTCCTGGTCGCCACCAACGTGGCGTTCCCGAACAACCCCGGCATGGTCTGGGCCCGCCTGGCGGCCTCGCTGGCCACCGCGATCATCATGGGCTGGCTGTGGGCCCGCTTCGGCAAGGCCGAGTGGATCGTCGAACGCGCACTGCGCCGCGCGCCGCAGGCCGAGGGCCGCAACCGCTGGCGCGTGTTCTTCGAGACCTCCCGCGCGGACTTGGTCGACGCGGGCGGCTTCCTCGTTCTCGGCGGCTTCACCGCCGCCGTCCTCAACGTGGCGATCCCCCGCGAATGGGTCAACACCCTGGGCGAGCAGATCGTCCTCGGTGTCATCGTGATGGCCGCGCTCGCGGTCGTGCTTGCCCTGTGCAGCGAGGCCGACGCGTTCGTCGCGGCGTCGATCTCGGGGATGCCGCTGCTGCCGAAATTGGTGTTCCTCGTCGTCGGACCGGCCATCGACGTCAAGCTGTTCGCCCTGCAGGCGGGCACGTTCGGCCGCTCGTTCGCCATCCGCTTCGCGCCCGCCACGCTGGTCGTGGCGATCGCGTGCGCGGTCGGCTCCGGCCTGATCTTCCTCGGGGGTGTCTGA
- a CDS encoding TIGR03943 family protein encodes MRRETQNILLILVGGALLKISFTSTYLLYVKPAHQPWLIGGGLVMVILAAVSIARDLWPAKPTAAVSTASTDGDSTAEFAADGHAAGHDDSGHAGHDHDDDGEHHHPARSAWLLLMPVLAIFLIAPPALGADSVMRNDNRAAASRSSGTDGSSLFPPLPKGDVVSIAMSDFAARAAWDSGKSLDNRTVKLTGFVVAQGETRYLARLSIACCAADAFPVKVKLDGPGAGGLANDTWLEVTGQVQPGTATKDTDYVPSLTVDGMVQIPQPENPYEA; translated from the coding sequence ATGCGGCGGGAAACCCAGAACATCCTGCTGATCCTGGTCGGCGGGGCGCTGTTGAAGATCTCCTTCACCAGCACCTACCTGCTCTACGTCAAGCCCGCCCACCAGCCGTGGCTTATCGGAGGCGGCCTGGTCATGGTCATCCTCGCGGCGGTCTCCATCGCCCGCGACCTGTGGCCCGCCAAGCCGACCGCGGCTGTGTCCACGGCATCGACCGACGGCGACTCGACGGCCGAGTTCGCCGCGGACGGGCACGCCGCGGGCCATGACGATTCCGGGCACGCCGGTCATGATCACGACGACGACGGTGAACACCACCACCCGGCCCGTAGCGCCTGGCTGCTGCTGATGCCGGTGCTGGCGATCTTCCTCATCGCCCCGCCCGCCCTCGGCGCCGACTCGGTCATGCGCAACGACAACCGCGCCGCGGCCAGCCGCTCGTCGGGTACCGACGGATCGTCGCTTTTCCCGCCCCTGCCCAAGGGCGACGTCGTCTCCATCGCGATGAGCGACTTCGCCGCCCGCGCGGCATGGGACTCCGGCAAGTCCCTCGACAACCGCACCGTCAAGCTGACCGGCTTCGTCGTCGCTCAGGGCGAGACCAGGTACCTGGCCCGCCTGTCCATCGCCTGCTGCGCGGCCGACGCGTTCCCGGTCAAGGTCAAGCTCGACGGCCCCGGTGCAGGCGGACTGGCCAACGACACCTGGCTTGAGGTGACCGGTCAGGTCCAGCCAGGCACGGCCACGAAGGACACCGACTACGTCCCGTCGTTGACCGTCGACGGCATGGTCCAGATCCCCCAGCCGGAGAACCCGTACGAGGCGTGA
- a CDS encoding Fur family transcriptional regulator has translation MTATDRSATVPGKRSTRQRTAVSQLLDQLDDFRSAQELHEELRKRGEGIGLTTVYRTLQSLADAGEIDVLRTDSGEAIYRRCSSHHHHHLVCRSCGHTVEVEGPAVERWADRVAAENGFSEVSHTVEIFGTCANCT, from the coding sequence GTGACCGCGACCGACCGTTCGGCGACCGTTCCCGGCAAGCGCTCCACGCGGCAGCGCACGGCGGTGTCGCAGCTGCTCGACCAGCTCGACGACTTCCGCTCGGCCCAGGAACTGCATGAGGAGCTGCGCAAGCGGGGCGAGGGCATCGGCCTGACCACCGTGTATCGCACCCTGCAGTCGCTGGCCGACGCGGGCGAGATCGACGTGCTGCGCACCGACTCGGGTGAGGCGATCTACCGGCGGTGCTCGAGTCACCACCACCATCACCTGGTGTGCAGGTCGTGTGGGCACACCGTCGAGGTGGAGGGTCCCGCGGTGGAGCGGTGGGCAGACCGGGTCGCGGCCGAGAACGGGTTCTCCGAGGTCAGCCACACCGTGGAGATCTTCGGGACCTGCGCGAACTGCACCTGA
- a CDS encoding metalloregulator ArsR/SmtB family transcription factor has product MSIVTSDAASHELRAAAEQHEHSPDRPLVLPVHRRPATTLTAAGDLLRALAAPVRIAIVLELREADRCVHELVEALGVAQPLISQHLRVLKSAGVVYGERHGREVVYRLVDEHLSHIVVDAVAHVEEGDPR; this is encoded by the coding sequence ATGTCGATCGTGACCTCGGACGCCGCGTCGCACGAGCTGCGGGCAGCCGCCGAGCAGCACGAACACTCGCCTGACCGTCCCCTGGTGCTGCCCGTTCACCGGCGGCCCGCGACGACGCTGACCGCGGCGGGCGACCTGCTGCGGGCGTTGGCCGCGCCGGTCCGCATCGCGATCGTGCTGGAGTTGCGCGAGGCTGATCGGTGCGTGCACGAACTGGTGGAGGCGCTTGGCGTGGCTCAGCCGCTGATCAGCCAGCACCTGCGGGTGCTGAAGTCGGCAGGGGTGGTCTACGGCGAGCGGCACGGCCGTGAGGTGGTTTACCGACTGGTGGATGAGCACTTGTCCCACATCGTCGTCGACGCTGTGGCGCACGTGGAGGAGGGCGACCCGCGGTGA
- a CDS encoding antibiotic biosynthesis monooxygenase encodes MLLIARFTATEPESFTARAQRALELLLAQPGCRRGLLVRSTESADSWVLTVEFESVSAYRKSLSPFDVREHVIPFLAEADTTEPAAYEVVIEAAPGDVRRHTSLLAADAATVRLGEAGGPTTPR; translated from the coding sequence GTGCTGCTGATCGCCAGGTTCACCGCCACCGAGCCCGAGTCGTTCACCGCTCGCGCGCAGCGTGCGCTGGAACTGCTGCTGGCCCAGCCGGGCTGCCGCCGCGGCCTGCTCGTCCGGTCCACCGAGTCCGCCGACAGCTGGGTGCTGACCGTCGAGTTCGAGTCGGTGTCGGCTTATCGCAAGTCGCTGTCTCCGTTCGACGTCCGTGAGCACGTGATCCCGTTTCTCGCCGAGGCCGACACCACCGAGCCCGCCGCGTACGAGGTCGTCATCGAGGCCGCCCCCGGCGACGTCCGCCGCCACACCAGCCTGCTCGCCGCCGACGCGGCGACCGTCCGCCTCGGCGAGGCGGGCGGCCCGACGACGCCCCGCTAG
- a CDS encoding sigma-70 family RNA polymerase sigma factor, protein MAVPGSPLRWLRGRSAARGPEPAGLRTEREVQTAYETYGGELFGFAFKALDDRQLAEDVVQETFVRAWRSRHGFDAHQGSMRTWLFAITRNGIVDAIRRRRVGAGSPSAAALPDTPSALDHVDQLLEQIQLGEALGRLSPQHREAVVGVYFGGRTCAELGEELGIPASTMRSRLYYGMRALRLVLEENGWLAP, encoded by the coding sequence GTGGCTGTCCCAGGAAGTCCCCTTCGGTGGCTGCGTGGGCGGTCCGCGGCGCGAGGCCCGGAGCCCGCCGGGTTGCGGACCGAACGCGAGGTCCAGACCGCCTACGAAACCTACGGCGGGGAACTGTTCGGGTTCGCGTTCAAGGCACTGGACGACCGGCAGCTCGCCGAGGACGTGGTGCAGGAGACGTTCGTCCGTGCCTGGCGGTCGCGGCACGGCTTCGACGCGCACCAGGGCAGCATGCGGACTTGGCTGTTCGCCATAACCCGGAACGGGATTGTCGACGCCATCCGGCGGCGCCGGGTGGGTGCCGGTAGCCCGTCGGCCGCTGCCCTGCCCGATACGCCCTCGGCACTTGACCATGTTGATCAGCTTCTTGAGCAGATCCAGCTCGGCGAGGCGTTGGGGCGGTTGAGCCCGCAGCATCGGGAAGCGGTGGTCGGGGTGTATTTCGGTGGTCGCACCTGTGCCGAACTGGGCGAGGAACTGGGAATCCCGGCTTCCACCATGCGCAGTCGGCTGTACTACGGGATGCGCGCGTTGCGGTTGGTCCTGGAGGAGAACGGGTGGCTGGCGCCATGA